From the Malus domestica chromosome 17, GDT2T_hap1 genome, one window contains:
- the LOC103404443 gene encoding zinc-finger homeodomain protein 9-like, whose amino-acid sequence MDITPPITTTTNTASTKSPEADSETPTRIQQHIKPLSFSNGVLKRHNPTHHLHHHNIPITPVVVTYKECLKNHAATLGGHALDGCGEFMPSPTANSADPTSLKCAACGCHRNFHRRDPEDPVQQNTPAATTHVIEYQPHHRHHPPPPTHPGNRSPNSASPPPISSSYYPSAPHMLLALSTAHENALVGLNNHAAVMPPIVSASPNARKRFRTKFTQDQKDKMHQFAERVGWKMQKREEEIVQEFCNEVGVEKGVLKVWMHNNKNTFTKRDVLNGGGAGGGLGRPNFLLQQTHPHNGTNGNGNGNGNNNDDDDEDDDDDQDDNKNGVPNPNHHYQGADGGANNGSSSSS is encoded by the coding sequence ATGGATATAACCCctcccatcaccaccaccaccaacaccGCCAGCACCAAATCCCCGGAAGCAGACAGCGAAACTCCGACACGGATCCAGCAACACATAAAGCCTCTGTCCTTCAGCAACGGCGTCCTCAAGCGTCACAACCCCAcccaccacctccaccaccacaACATCCCCATCACCCCTGTTGTAGTCACCTACAAAGAATGCCTCAAGAACCACGCCGCCACGCTGGGCGGCCACGCCCTAGACGGCTGCGGCGAGTTTATGCCGTCTCCCACCGCCAACTCCGCCGACCCCACCTCTCTAAAATGCGCTGCATGTGGCTGCCACCGTAATTTTCACCGCCGGGACCCCGAGGACCCCGTGCAGCAAAATACCCCCGCCGCTACAACGCATGTGATCGAGTACCAGCCACACCACCGCCACCACCCTCCGCCGCCGACTCACCCAGGCAACCGGAGCCCCAACTCAGCTTCTCCGCCGCCGATCTCGTCCTCCTACTACCCCTCCGCCCCCCACATGCTCCTGGCTCTGTCCACCGCTCACGAAAACGCCTTAGTGGGTTTGAATAACCACGCCGCCGTCATGCCCCCGATTGTGTCGGCGAGCCCGAATGCAAGGAAGAGGTTCAGGACCAAGTTCACCCAGGACCAGAAAGATAAGATGCACCAATTCGCAGAGAGGGTCGGGTGGAAGATGCAGAAGAGAGAGGAGGAAATCGTACAGGAGTTCTGCAACGAGGTCGGCGTCGAAAAAGGTGTTCTCAAAGTCTGGATGCACAACAACAAGAACACCTTCACCAAGCGAGACGTGCTAAATGGCGGCGGTGCTGGTGGTGGTCTAGGTAGACCCAACTTTCTACTGCAGCAGACCCACCCCCACAATGGCACCAACGGCAACGGAAACGGAAACGGAAACAACAACGATGATGACGACGAGGACGACGATGATGATCAAGACGACAACAAAAACGGAGTTCCGAATCCGAATCATCATTACCAGGGTGCTGACGGTGGTGCCAACAATGGATCGTCGTCGTCTTCTTGA